The proteins below are encoded in one region of Silene latifolia isolate original U9 population chromosome 2, ASM4854445v1, whole genome shotgun sequence:
- the LOC141629005 gene encoding uncharacterized protein LOC141629005 produces MAAKVIGGRFVDDILNETTSISTFFERLNILAQEENQDEEEDQQPALQLEKVCLSVYKHGEDKHEDELIENFIARRCPKKSYLPPINTNDHHGDKDYSFKKSTNISKIVEEPESSMDDLLLYHFYDMVDDLLDEDEEGEEDMAQEFSYFSNEKANKETLKKNVSKIEEPKLSKDDHQGDKTRSFSYLSYDDLICNEETFYCLHEKYFRD; encoded by the exons ATGGCAGCAAAAGTGATTGGAGGTCGATTTGTTGATGATATTTTGAATGAAACAACTTCAATCTCAACGTTTTTTGAGAGATTGAATATCTTAGCTCAAGAAGAAAAtcaagatgaagaagaagatcaACAACCAGCTTTGCAacttgaaaaagtgtgtttaagtGTATATAAACATGGTGAAGACAAACACGAAGATGAATTGATTGAAAACTTTATTGCTAGGAGATGCCCAAAGAAGAGTTATTTACCGCCGATTAACACTAATGATCATCATGGAGACAAAGACTACTCATTCAAGAAGAGTACTAATATATCCAAGATAGTTGAAGAACCTGAATCATCAATGGATGATCTTCTTTTGTATCACTTCTATGATATGGTGGATGATTTATTGGATGAAGacgaagaaggagaagaagacaTGGCTCAAGAATTTTCCTACTTCTCTAATGAG AAAGCCAACAAAGAAACCTTGAAGAAGAATGTATCAAAGATTGAAGAGCCTAAATTATCAAAGGATGATCATCAAGGCGACAAGACTCGAAGTTTTTCGTATCTCTCATATGATGATCTT ATATGCAACGAAGAAACCTTCTATTGCCTTCATGAGAAGTATTTCAGAGATTGA